The Naumannella cuiyingiana DNA window GCCGCGCGATGGTCTCGCCCAGGTCGCGCTCCAGGGCGCGCTCGTCCAGGCCGGGTGGCCGGCCGAGCAGGTCGATCAGGGTGTCGGTCGCGCCGATCGCATCGCCGCGCTCGACCGCCGCCAGCAGCATCGCCAGCGCCTGTCGGCTGCCCCGATCCAGCCGGCCGACCGAGCCGAAGTCCAGGAGCCCGGCGGTTCCGTCGGGCGACAACACGATGTTGCCGGGATGCAGATCGGCGTGGAAGGTGCCCTCGACCAGCACCTGGCGCAGCACCTCGTGCAGCAGGGCCGAGGCCAGCTCGGCCCGGCGCTGCGGGCTCCACTTCGCGAGCTGTTCGCGCGCCGCGCCGATCGGTACGCCGTCGATCCGGTCCATCACCAGGACCGCGCCGCCGGACAGCTCCGGGTGCACGCGCGGGATGCGGATCACCGAATCCGACGGCAGCTTCGCCCGGATGGCGGTCATGTTCGCCTGTTCGATCCGGTAGTCGAGCTCCTCGTTCAACGAGCGGGCGAACCCGTCTCCGAGCGCACGCACGCCGAGCTCGCGGCCCCATGTCGTGTTGCGTTCCAGCCAGCCGGTCAACTGGTGCAGCACCTCGAGATCGTTCTCCACCTGCCGGCGGGCCGCCGGCCGCTGGATCTTGATCACCACCTCGCGCCCGTCGGTCAGCCGCGCCGCATGCACCTGGGCGACCGAGGCGGCCGCCAGCGGCTCGGGCTCGATGGAGGCGAACGCCGCCTCGGCAGCCGAACCGTCCGGCCCACCGATGGAGGCGGTCAGCACCTCCCGGACCCGCGGCCACGGCTCCGGCGCCACCCGCGCCTGCAGCACCGACAGGGCACCGGCGAAGTCCGGCCCGATCAGATCGGGCCGGGTGGAGGCGAGCTGGCCGACCTTGACGAAGGTCACGCCGGCCTGCTCGAGGCTGCGGGTCAGGGCCGCGGCCACCCGCGAGGCGGGCTGGTCGGGCGTACGGCCGCGCAGGAACCCGCCGAGGCCGTTGCGCACCGCGATCGCGCCGAGCTGGCGCATCCTTCCGGCGGTACGCCAGCGCTGCCGCCAGCCGCGCAAGGCCTCGAGCGGGCCCGGCACCGAGCCGGTCGGCACCACGACCTCGGAGACGACCAGGAACGCGATTCCGATCCCGAACATCCAGGCCAGCGCCAGGACCATCGTGACCACGGCAACGCCCGGCTCCACCCGGGGACCGTCGTAGTCGAAGACCCCCGTGGTCGGGCCGAGCCAGGTGATCACCGGGGCGACCGCGGCGAGCAGGATCAGCGCCATCAGCACCGTCCGGCCCCAGCCGATCCGGGAGCCGAGCACGCGACGTGACAGCCCGGCGACCAACCAGGCCGCCAGCAGCCAGGTGATCAGCGCGAAGATCCCGGCGACGATGTTCTCCAGCACGCCCTCAAGCTAGCGGCCGAGGCCCCGGCACCGGCATCCGGAAGCCCCCGGACTCAGGACCCCCCGAGCCCCTTGCTCTGCAGATAGTCCGCGGCGACCTGATCCGGATTGAGGTGATCATTGTCGACCTGCGCATTCAGCGCCTGCAGGTCCTCGGTGGTCAACTGCTGCTGCAGCTTGTTGACCGCAGTGATCGCCGCATCGTCGGTGAAGTCGGCGCGGGTCAGCGGCACCACATTCTGCGGCAGGATCAGCCCCGCCGGATCCTCAAGCACGACGTAGTTGTTGTCGGCGATCGCGGAGTCGGTGCTGAAGAAGTCGGCCACCTGCACCTTGCCGTCATTCATGTCCTTGACCTTGACCGCCAGCGCGTCATAGGCGCGGAACTCGCCGAACTTCGCGTCATAGACGTCCTCCAGCCCCTTCGGGCCGTACGGCCGGTCGGCCAGCTCGCCCGGGCCGCCGAGGACCCAGCGGTCGGACTTTCCGGCCAGATCGGCGAGCGAGCGCACCCCCGACTCCTGCGCGGTCTGCTGGGTGACCACGTAGACGTCCTGGTTGGCCGCCTTGGACTGGTCGAGCACCTTCAGGCTCTGCTCCTCGGCGACCTTCGGCAGGTCGCGGTCGACATCCTCGCGGTCCTTCGCACCGCTCTCGGGATCGAGATATTCGAGCAGATTGCCCGTGTACTCCGGCACCATCGACACCGACCCGTCGCGCAGCGCGCCGATGTAGATCTCGCGGCTGCCGATATTGGTCCGCGTCGACGCGTTCACCCCCGCGCCGCGCATCGCCCCGGCGTAGAGCTCGGCGATGATCGCCGATTCGGTGAAGTTGGCCGAGCCGACGACGACCTCGCCGCCCGCCGGAGCCTCGCCGGCGGTCGGATCGGCCATCGGGTTGGAGTTGGCGCCGCACGCGGCGAGCGTCAGGGCGGCCGCGCCGGCCACGCCGGCCAGCAGCGCGCGGCGCGGGCCGGTCAGGAACTTTCGGAGAATGCGCATCGGTTCGCCTTCCGTGAGTTGTCGGTGACGACCTTAACGGGCGGCACCGACACCGCGGTCACCCGGCGCGGCCCGCGATTCATCAGGCGCGTGCCCCGCGATTCATCAGGCGCGTGCCCCGCGACGGGTACGCCGTCGCGCGAGCGCGCCCGCGCCACCGAGCAGGGCCTCCAGGATGATCGCCAGCGCCGCGACCAGGACGGCGCCCGCGAAGACCTCCGGATACCCGTTCGGCCCCTGCCGCTGGCCGTCGACCACGAGCCGGCCGAGCCCGCCCGAGGCCGCGAGCGCGGCCACCGTCGCGGTTGCGACCACCTGCAGGGCCGCGGACCGGAAGCCGGAGATGATCAGCGGCGTGGCGAGCGGCAGCTCGACACCGGTGATCACCTGGCGATCGGTCATCCCCATCGCGTGGGCGGCGGTCACGGCGCCGCGGTCGGCCCCGCGTACCCCCGCCGCCGTCGCGGTCAGGATCGGCGGGATCGCCAGCACGGCGAGCGCGGCGACGATCGCCCACAGCTCGCGGCCGAAGATCGTCACGATCAGCACCAATAGACCGAGAGTGGGGATCGCCCGCGCGGCATTGCTCAGCCCGGCGACGACGAAGTCGCCGCGGCCCGTGTGACCGATGGCGATGCCTGCAGGCACGGCGATCAGGCCCGCCACCAGCAGCGCGAGGAAGGTGTAGACGAGGTGCTGGGCCAACAGATCGCCGATGCCGCCGGCACCCGACCAGTTCGCCGGATCGGTGAGATAGGGCCACAGGCTCATGCCGCACCCCCGCGCCGACCGGTCACCGCGAGCCAGGGCAGGCTGATCCTCTGGATGGCAAGGATCGTCAGATCGGCCAGCAGCGCCAGGATCAGGATCAACACGATGCCGACGATGATCGGGGTCAGGAAGCCCTCCCGGAAGCCCTGGTCGAAGTACTGGCCGAGGGCCCCCATGCCGATCACCGCGCCGACAGTGACCAGTGCGATGTTGGACACGGTGACCACCCGGAGCCCGGCGAAGATCACCGGCATGGCGAGCGGAAGCTCGACACCGAAGACCCGCCGCGCCCGGCCGTAGCCCATCGCGACCGAGGCATTGCGGACCGCCGGCGGGACGGAACGGAACCCGTCGACGACACTGCGCAGCAGCAGCGCCAGCGAATAGACCGTCAACGCGACGACGACATTGATCGGATCCAGGATGCGAGTGCCGAGGAACAGCGGCATCACCACGAACAGCGCGACCGAGGGGATGGCATAGACCAGCCCGGCGATGGTGATGATCACCGAGGCGAAGCGGCCGGTCCGGCTGACCAGATAGCCGAGCGGGATGGCGATCAACAGCGCCACCACGACCGGGATGATCGACAGCGCCAGATGCTCGACCAGCCGCGCACCGATCTGATCCAGGTTGCGAGCGATCCAGGCGACGTTCATGATCAACTGTCCTTGATCAACGCACGCTGGCGGTCGGCGGCCGCGACGATCGCGTCGACGCCCACCATCCCGACGGCCCGGCCACCCTCATCGAGCGCGTAGGCACGCCCGTCGGTGGACAACAGCGTCTCGTCCAGGGCGACCCGGGCGGAACCGCTCAGCGGAAAGGTACGCGCACCCTCCGGCGGCGGGCCGTCCGCCGGGGTGAGGTCGAGCTCGCCGGCCGGTAGGAAGGTCAGCGCCCGGTAACCGCGATCCTTGCCCACAAAGGCATCCACGAACGGGTTCGCGGGCTCGGTGAGGATCTGCGCCGGCGTACCCTGCTGGGCCACGTGTCCGGGCCGCTGCATCACCACCACCTCGTCCCCCAGGGTGATCGCCTCGTCGATGTCGTGGGTGATCAACACGATAGTCTTGCCGAGATCGGTGTTCAGCCGCTTCACCATCTGCTGCAGATCGCCGCGAACCAGCGGGTCGACCGCCGAGAACGGCTCGTCCATCAACAGCAGCACCGGGTCGGCGGCGAGCGCGCGGGCGACCCCGACACGCTGCTGCTGTCCGCCGGACAGTTGCGCGGGGTAGCGCTTGGCGAGCGCCGGATCAAGATCGACCAGCTCCATCAGTTCGCCGGTCCGGGCGCTGATCCTGCGCGCATCCCAGCCGATCAGCCGCGGGACCGTACCGATGTTCTCCGCGACCGTCTTGTGCGGGAACAGGCCGCCGCTCTGGATCACATAGCCCATCTGCCGCCGCAGGCGGGTGACCGGCACGTCGGCGATGTCGGTGCCGTCCCAGCGAATGCTCCCCGAGCTCGGGTCGAGCATCCGGTTGATCATCCGCAGGGTCGTGGTCTTGCCGCAACCGGATGGTCCGACGATCACGGTGGTGCCGTCGGAGGGGATGGTCAGGTCGAGATCCTCGACGGCGGTGGTGCCATCGGGGAAGGCCTTGGTCACGGAGTCGAACTCGATCACGGGTACGCCTCTCGCGGCCCGCCGATCGGGCCGACAACTCGCTGGGCTGCCGATTCAACCACTTGCGGGCGGCGATGCCGGGAGGCCCCCGCCGAACGGGTATGTTACCGACCAGTAAGGGATGCCTTTGGCGGCACTGGGTGCCAATACCCCTAAAGTATCCCTGCCGATCAATGCCGAAGGGAGCCGGACGTGACCATCGTGGCCATCGTGCTCGCGCTGTTGTTCACCGTCGTGGGCGTGGCCCTGTTCGTCCGTGGGGTGGCCCGCATCGTCGAGGTGGTCAAGCTCGGCCAGCCCACCCTCGGCCGCAGCAACAACCCGACCCAACGCTGGGCGACGATGTTCGCCGAGACCCTGCTGCACACCCGGATGCTGCAGTGGCGCGCCGTGGGCATCGCGCACTGGATCGTCTTCTTCGGCTTCATCATCTTGTTCACAACGCTGGTCGCGGCGTACGTCCAGTTGTTCATCCCCTCCTTCGCACTGCCGATCATCGGGCACTTCCCGCCGTATGAGTGGGTGATCGAGCTGCTCGCCTGGGCGACCGTGTTCGCGATCGCGTACCTGATGATCCTGCGCCTGTTCCGGCAGCCGCCCGGCCGCGCCAGCCGGTTCTTCGGGTCCCGGCGCTGGATGGCGGTCTTCGTCGAGTGCGTCATCCTCGCCGTCGCGGTCTGCATCCTGACGCTGCGCGCGCTGGAGTTCCAGTTGCTGCGCCACGAGGATCCGGCGCTGGCCAGCCCGCTGCACTTCCCGCTGACGTTCTTCCTGATCCCCGGCGAGCTGTCCGAGCAGGCGGCGGCCACCGGCGTCGTCTGGGTCGCCGCGGTGAAGATCGTCATCTCGATGATCTGGTTCTGCGTGATCGGGCTGAACCTGACGATGGGCGTCGCCTGG harbors:
- a CDS encoding ABC transporter permease, with the protein product MSLWPYLTDPANWSGAGGIGDLLAQHLVYTFLALLVAGLIAVPAGIAIGHTGRGDFVVAGLSNAARAIPTLGLLVLIVTIFGRELWAIVAALAVLAIPPILTATAAGVRGADRGAVTAAHAMGMTDRQVITGVELPLATPLIISGFRSAALQVVATATVAALAASGGLGRLVVDGQRQGPNGYPEVFAGAVLVAALAIILEALLGGAGALARRRTRRGARA
- a CDS encoding ABC transporter permease, producing the protein MNVAWIARNLDQIGARLVEHLALSIIPVVVALLIAIPLGYLVSRTGRFASVIITIAGLVYAIPSVALFVVMPLFLGTRILDPINVVVALTVYSLALLLRSVVDGFRSVPPAVRNASVAMGYGRARRVFGVELPLAMPVIFAGLRVVTVSNIALVTVGAVIGMGALGQYFDQGFREGFLTPIIVGIVLILILALLADLTILAIQRISLPWLAVTGRRGGAA
- a CDS encoding ABC transporter substrate-binding protein; protein product: MRILRKFLTGPRRALLAGVAGAAALTLAACGANSNPMADPTAGEAPAGGEVVVGSANFTESAIIAELYAGAMRGAGVNASTRTNIGSREIYIGALRDGSVSMVPEYTGNLLEYLDPESGAKDREDVDRDLPKVAEEQSLKVLDQSKAANQDVYVVTQQTAQESGVRSLADLAGKSDRWVLGGPGELADRPYGPKGLEDVYDAKFGEFRAYDALAVKVKDMNDGKVQVADFFSTDSAIADNNYVVLEDPAGLILPQNVVPLTRADFTDDAAITAVNKLQQQLTTEDLQALNAQVDNDHLNPDQVAADYLQSKGLGGS
- a CDS encoding AarF/UbiB family protein translates to MLENIVAGIFALITWLLAAWLVAGLSRRVLGSRIGWGRTVLMALILLAAVAPVITWLGPTTGVFDYDGPRVEPGVAVVTMVLALAWMFGIGIAFLVVSEVVVPTGSVPGPLEALRGWRQRWRTAGRMRQLGAIAVRNGLGGFLRGRTPDQPASRVAAALTRSLEQAGVTFVKVGQLASTRPDLIGPDFAGALSVLQARVAPEPWPRVREVLTASIGGPDGSAAEAAFASIEPEPLAAASVAQVHAARLTDGREVVIKIQRPAARRQVENDLEVLHQLTGWLERNTTWGRELGVRALGDGFARSLNEELDYRIEQANMTAIRAKLPSDSVIRIPRVHPELSGGAVLVMDRIDGVPIGAAREQLAKWSPQRRAELASALLHEVLRQVLVEGTFHADLHPGNIVLSPDGTAGLLDFGSVGRLDRGSRQALAMLLAAVERGDAIGATDTLIDLLGRPPGLDERALERDLGETIARLGAGSVDGLFADLFALLRRHRYRVPTQIAAAFRALMTLEGTLRLIDPGFEMITAARAQAPALTGELGGPAAVRETLEQQLLGMLPALQRLPRRVDKITEQLADGRFTARVSVLAQPEDRRFLTGLVHQLVLGILAAALTIASVVLITTPGGPALAPGIGALPLLGYAVLFVAFVLGLRVLVIIFRHGAD
- a CDS encoding ATP-binding cassette domain-containing protein — encoded protein: MIEFDSVTKAFPDGTTAVEDLDLTIPSDGTTVIVGPSGCGKTTTLRMINRMLDPSSGSIRWDGTDIADVPVTRLRRQMGYVIQSGGLFPHKTVAENIGTVPRLIGWDARRISARTGELMELVDLDPALAKRYPAQLSGGQQQRVGVARALAADPVLLLMDEPFSAVDPLVRGDLQQMVKRLNTDLGKTIVLITHDIDEAITLGDEVVVMQRPGHVAQQGTPAQILTEPANPFVDAFVGKDRGYRALTFLPAGELDLTPADGPPPEGARTFPLSGSARVALDETLLSTDGRAYALDEGGRAVGMVGVDAIVAAADRQRALIKDS